A window of Lagopus muta isolate bLagMut1 chromosome 16, bLagMut1 primary, whole genome shotgun sequence contains these coding sequences:
- the ELMO2 gene encoding engulfment and cell motility protein 2 isoform X1, whose product MPPPSDIVKVAVEWPGANAQLLEIDQKRPLASIIKEVCDGWSLPNPEYYTLRYADGPQLYITEQTRCDIKNGTILQLAVSPSRAARQLMERIQSHSMEVRLDAMKELAKLSADVTFATEFINMEGITVLTRLVESGTKLLSHYSEMLAFTLTAFLELMDHGIVSWDMVSITFIKQIAGYVSQPMVDVSILQRSLAILESMVLNSQTLYQKIAEEITVGQLISHLQVSNQEIQTYAIALINALFLKAPEDKRQDKLLNPLDLPITEMANSFAQKHLRSIILNHVIRGNRPIKTEMAHQLYVLQVLTFNLLEERMMTKMDPNDQAQRDIIFELRRIAFDAESDSNTIPGSGTEKRKAMYTKDYKMLGFTNHINPAMDFTQTPPGMLALDNMLYLAKFHQDTYIRIVLENSSREDKHECPFGRSAIELTRMLCEILQVGELPNEGRNDYHPMFFTHDRAFEELFAICIQLLNKTWKEMRATAEDFNKVMQVVREQITRALPSKPNSLDQFKSKLRSLSYSEILRLRQSERMSQDDFQSPPIVELREKIQPEILELIKQQRLNRLCEGSSFRKIGNRRRQVPERFWYCRLALNHKVLHYGDLEDNAQGEVTFESLQEKIPVADIKAIVTGKDCPHMKEKSALKQNKEVLELAFSILYDPDETLNFIAPNKYEYCIWIDGLNALLGKDMSSELTRSDLDTLLSMEMKLRLLDLENIQIPEAPPPIPKEPSSYDFVYHYG is encoded by the exons ATGCCACCACCTTCAGACATTGTGAAAGTAGCTGTAGAATGGCCAGGTGCCAATGCCCAGCTGCTGGAAATAGATCAG AAAAGGCCTCTTGCATCCATCATAAAGGAGGTCTGTGATGG GTGGTCACTGCCAAACCCTGAATACTACACATTACGGTATGCCGATGGTCCTCAACTGTACATCACAGAGCAG acTCGCTGTGACATCAAGAATGGAACGATCCTGCAGCTGGCAGTCTCCCCA TCCAGGGCAGCTCGCCAGCTAATGGAGAGGATCCAGTCACACAGTATGGAAGTCCGACTTGATGCCATGAAGGAACTGGCTAAACTTTCAGCAGATGTGACCTTTGCCACAGAGTTCATCAACATGGAAGGGATTACTGTGCTGACACGGCTTGTGGAGAGTGGGACCAAGCTTCTGTCCCA ttacagTGAGATGCTGGCTTTCACCTTGACTGCCTTCTTGGAGCTCATGGACCACGGTATTGTCTCCTGGGACATGGTCTCAATAACCTTCATTAAACAG ATTGCAGGATATGTCAGTCAGCCTATGGTAGATGTCTCCATCCTCCAACGATCCCTAGCCATTCTAGAAAGTATGGTGTTGAACAGTCAGACTCTGTATCAGAAGATAGCAGAAGAGATCACTGTGGGGCAGCTCATCTCTCATCTGCAAGT CTCAAACCAAGAGATTCAGACATATGCCATTGCCCTGATCAATGCCCTCTTCCTGAAGGCACCTGAGGACAAGAGACAG GACAAGCTGCTTAACCCGCTAGACCTGCCCATCACT GAAATGGCTAATTCATTTGCCCAGAAGCACCTGAGATCCATAATCCTGAAT catgTGATCAGAGGAAACCGCccaattaaaacagaaatggctCATCAGCTGTATGTGCTGCAGGTCCTGACATTTAATCTTCTGGAGGAGAGAATGATGACCAAGATGGATCCCAATGATCAG GCACAGAGAGACATCATATTTGAGTTGAGAAGAATTGCATTTGATGCAGAGTCTGACAGCAacaccatccctggcagtggAACAGAAAAACGCAAAGCCATGTATACCAAGGACTACAAGATGCTGGGATTCACT AATCACATCAATCCAGCTATGGATTTTACTCAGACTCCTCCAGGGATGTTGGCATTGGATAACATGCTGTACTTGGCCAAGTTTCATCAGGACACCTATATCAGG ATCGTTCTGGAGAACAGCAGTCGAGAAGATAAACATGAGTGTCCCTTTGGACGCAGTGCCATTGAGCTTACCAGGATGCTTTGTGAGATCCTACAAGTTGGGGAACTCC CTAATGAAGGCCGGAACGACTATCACCCCATGTTCTTCACTCACGACCGTGCATTTGAGGAGTTGTTTGCCATTTGCATCCAGCTGTTGAACAAGACCTGGAAAGAAATGAGGGCAACAGCAGAAGATTTTAATAAG GTTATGCAGGTTGTGAGGGAACAGATCACACGGGCTCTCCCCTCCAAACCCAACTCTTTGGACCAGTTCAAGAGTAAACTGCGCAGCCTGAGCTATTCTGAGATTCTGCGACTACGCCAGTCTGAGAGAATGAGCCAGGATGACTTCCAGTCACCTCCTATTGT GGAGCTGAGAGAGAAAATCCAGCCTGAGATCTTGGAGCTGATAAAGCAGCAGCGCCTGAACAGGCTCTGTGAGGGGAGCAGCTTTCGAAAAATTGGAAATCGCAGAAGACAAG TTCCAGAAAGATTTTGGTATTGTCGCCTTGCTCTGAACCACAAAGTGCTACACTATGGAGATCTGGAAGACAATGCCCAGGGGGAAGTGACCTTTGaatcactgcaggaaaaaa TTCCAGTTGCAGATATCAAAGCCATTGTCACGGGGAAGGATTGTCCACACATGAAGGAGAAAAGTGCACTGAAGCAGAACAAG GAAGTGTTAGAATTGGCCTTCTCGATTCTGTATGACCCAGATGAGACCTTAAACTTCATCGCACCTAATAAATATGAG TACTGTATCTGGATCGATGGGCTTAACGCTCTCCTGGGTAAGGACATGTCCAGCGAGCTGACAAGGAGCGACCTGGACACGCTGCTGAGCATGGAGATGAAGCTGCGGCTGCTGGACTTGGAGAACATCCAGATCCCCGAGGCGCCGCCGCCCATCCCCAAGGAGCCGAGCAGCTACGACTTCGTGTACCACTACGGCTGA
- the ELMO2 gene encoding engulfment and cell motility protein 2 isoform X2, translated as MPPPSDIVKVAVEWPGANAQLLEIDQKRPLASIIKEVCDGWSLPNPEYYTLRYADGPQLYITEQTRCDIKNGTILQLAVSPSRAARQLMERIQSHSMEVRLDAMKELAKLSADVTFATEFINMEGITVLTRLVESGTKLLSHYSEMLAFTLTAFLELMDHGIVSWDMVSITFIKQIAGYVSQPMVDVSILQRSLAILESMVLNSQTLYQKIAEEITVGQLISHLQVSNQEIQTYAIALINALFLKAPEDKRQDKLLNPLDLPITEMANSFAQKHLRSIILNHVIRGNRPIKTEMAHQLYVLQVLTFNLLEERMMTKMDPNDQAQRDIIFELRRIAFDAESDSNTIPGSGTEKRKAMYTKDYKMLGFTNHINPAMDFTQTPPGMLALDNMLYLAKFHQDTYIRIVLENSSREDKHECPFGRSAIELTRMLCEILQVGELPNEGRNDYHPMFFTHDRAFEELFAICIQLLNKTWKEMRATAEDFNKVMQVVREQITRALPSKPNSLDQFKSKLRSLSYSEILRLRQSERMSQDDFQSPPIVELREKIQPEILELIKQQRLNRLCEGSSFRKIGNRRRQERFWYCRLALNHKVLHYGDLEDNAQGEVTFESLQEKIPVADIKAIVTGKDCPHMKEKSALKQNKEVLELAFSILYDPDETLNFIAPNKYEYCIWIDGLNALLGKDMSSELTRSDLDTLLSMEMKLRLLDLENIQIPEAPPPIPKEPSSYDFVYHYG; from the exons ATGCCACCACCTTCAGACATTGTGAAAGTAGCTGTAGAATGGCCAGGTGCCAATGCCCAGCTGCTGGAAATAGATCAG AAAAGGCCTCTTGCATCCATCATAAAGGAGGTCTGTGATGG GTGGTCACTGCCAAACCCTGAATACTACACATTACGGTATGCCGATGGTCCTCAACTGTACATCACAGAGCAG acTCGCTGTGACATCAAGAATGGAACGATCCTGCAGCTGGCAGTCTCCCCA TCCAGGGCAGCTCGCCAGCTAATGGAGAGGATCCAGTCACACAGTATGGAAGTCCGACTTGATGCCATGAAGGAACTGGCTAAACTTTCAGCAGATGTGACCTTTGCCACAGAGTTCATCAACATGGAAGGGATTACTGTGCTGACACGGCTTGTGGAGAGTGGGACCAAGCTTCTGTCCCA ttacagTGAGATGCTGGCTTTCACCTTGACTGCCTTCTTGGAGCTCATGGACCACGGTATTGTCTCCTGGGACATGGTCTCAATAACCTTCATTAAACAG ATTGCAGGATATGTCAGTCAGCCTATGGTAGATGTCTCCATCCTCCAACGATCCCTAGCCATTCTAGAAAGTATGGTGTTGAACAGTCAGACTCTGTATCAGAAGATAGCAGAAGAGATCACTGTGGGGCAGCTCATCTCTCATCTGCAAGT CTCAAACCAAGAGATTCAGACATATGCCATTGCCCTGATCAATGCCCTCTTCCTGAAGGCACCTGAGGACAAGAGACAG GACAAGCTGCTTAACCCGCTAGACCTGCCCATCACT GAAATGGCTAATTCATTTGCCCAGAAGCACCTGAGATCCATAATCCTGAAT catgTGATCAGAGGAAACCGCccaattaaaacagaaatggctCATCAGCTGTATGTGCTGCAGGTCCTGACATTTAATCTTCTGGAGGAGAGAATGATGACCAAGATGGATCCCAATGATCAG GCACAGAGAGACATCATATTTGAGTTGAGAAGAATTGCATTTGATGCAGAGTCTGACAGCAacaccatccctggcagtggAACAGAAAAACGCAAAGCCATGTATACCAAGGACTACAAGATGCTGGGATTCACT AATCACATCAATCCAGCTATGGATTTTACTCAGACTCCTCCAGGGATGTTGGCATTGGATAACATGCTGTACTTGGCCAAGTTTCATCAGGACACCTATATCAGG ATCGTTCTGGAGAACAGCAGTCGAGAAGATAAACATGAGTGTCCCTTTGGACGCAGTGCCATTGAGCTTACCAGGATGCTTTGTGAGATCCTACAAGTTGGGGAACTCC CTAATGAAGGCCGGAACGACTATCACCCCATGTTCTTCACTCACGACCGTGCATTTGAGGAGTTGTTTGCCATTTGCATCCAGCTGTTGAACAAGACCTGGAAAGAAATGAGGGCAACAGCAGAAGATTTTAATAAG GTTATGCAGGTTGTGAGGGAACAGATCACACGGGCTCTCCCCTCCAAACCCAACTCTTTGGACCAGTTCAAGAGTAAACTGCGCAGCCTGAGCTATTCTGAGATTCTGCGACTACGCCAGTCTGAGAGAATGAGCCAGGATGACTTCCAGTCACCTCCTATTGT GGAGCTGAGAGAGAAAATCCAGCCTGAGATCTTGGAGCTGATAAAGCAGCAGCGCCTGAACAGGCTCTGTGAGGGGAGCAGCTTTCGAAAAATTGGAAATCGCAGAAGACAAG AAAGATTTTGGTATTGTCGCCTTGCTCTGAACCACAAAGTGCTACACTATGGAGATCTGGAAGACAATGCCCAGGGGGAAGTGACCTTTGaatcactgcaggaaaaaa TTCCAGTTGCAGATATCAAAGCCATTGTCACGGGGAAGGATTGTCCACACATGAAGGAGAAAAGTGCACTGAAGCAGAACAAG GAAGTGTTAGAATTGGCCTTCTCGATTCTGTATGACCCAGATGAGACCTTAAACTTCATCGCACCTAATAAATATGAG TACTGTATCTGGATCGATGGGCTTAACGCTCTCCTGGGTAAGGACATGTCCAGCGAGCTGACAAGGAGCGACCTGGACACGCTGCTGAGCATGGAGATGAAGCTGCGGCTGCTGGACTTGGAGAACATCCAGATCCCCGAGGCGCCGCCGCCCATCCCCAAGGAGCCGAGCAGCTACGACTTCGTGTACCACTACGGCTGA
- the ELMO2 gene encoding engulfment and cell motility protein 2 isoform X3: protein MPPPSDIVKVAVEWPGANAQLLEIDQKRPLASIIKEVCDGWSLPNPEYYTLRYADGPQLYITEQTRCDIKNGTILQLAVSPSRAARQLMERIQSHSMEVRLDAMKELAKLSADVTFATEFINMEGITVLTRLVESGTKLLSHYSEMLAFTLTAFLELMDHGIVSWDMVSITFIKQIAGYVSQPMVDVSILQRSLAILESMVLNSQTLYQKIAEEITVGQLISHLQVSNQEIQTYAIALINALFLKAPEDKRQEMANSFAQKHLRSIILNHVIRGNRPIKTEMAHQLYVLQVLTFNLLEERMMTKMDPNDQAQRDIIFELRRIAFDAESDSNTIPGSGTEKRKAMYTKDYKMLGFTNHINPAMDFTQTPPGMLALDNMLYLAKFHQDTYIRIVLENSSREDKHECPFGRSAIELTRMLCEILQVGELPNEGRNDYHPMFFTHDRAFEELFAICIQLLNKTWKEMRATAEDFNKVMQVVREQITRALPSKPNSLDQFKSKLRSLSYSEILRLRQSERMSQDDFQSPPIVELREKIQPEILELIKQQRLNRLCEGSSFRKIGNRRRQVPERFWYCRLALNHKVLHYGDLEDNAQGEVTFESLQEKIPVADIKAIVTGKDCPHMKEKSALKQNKEVLELAFSILYDPDETLNFIAPNKYEYCIWIDGLNALLGKDMSSELTRSDLDTLLSMEMKLRLLDLENIQIPEAPPPIPKEPSSYDFVYHYG from the exons ATGCCACCACCTTCAGACATTGTGAAAGTAGCTGTAGAATGGCCAGGTGCCAATGCCCAGCTGCTGGAAATAGATCAG AAAAGGCCTCTTGCATCCATCATAAAGGAGGTCTGTGATGG GTGGTCACTGCCAAACCCTGAATACTACACATTACGGTATGCCGATGGTCCTCAACTGTACATCACAGAGCAG acTCGCTGTGACATCAAGAATGGAACGATCCTGCAGCTGGCAGTCTCCCCA TCCAGGGCAGCTCGCCAGCTAATGGAGAGGATCCAGTCACACAGTATGGAAGTCCGACTTGATGCCATGAAGGAACTGGCTAAACTTTCAGCAGATGTGACCTTTGCCACAGAGTTCATCAACATGGAAGGGATTACTGTGCTGACACGGCTTGTGGAGAGTGGGACCAAGCTTCTGTCCCA ttacagTGAGATGCTGGCTTTCACCTTGACTGCCTTCTTGGAGCTCATGGACCACGGTATTGTCTCCTGGGACATGGTCTCAATAACCTTCATTAAACAG ATTGCAGGATATGTCAGTCAGCCTATGGTAGATGTCTCCATCCTCCAACGATCCCTAGCCATTCTAGAAAGTATGGTGTTGAACAGTCAGACTCTGTATCAGAAGATAGCAGAAGAGATCACTGTGGGGCAGCTCATCTCTCATCTGCAAGT CTCAAACCAAGAGATTCAGACATATGCCATTGCCCTGATCAATGCCCTCTTCCTGAAGGCACCTGAGGACAAGAGACAG GAAATGGCTAATTCATTTGCCCAGAAGCACCTGAGATCCATAATCCTGAAT catgTGATCAGAGGAAACCGCccaattaaaacagaaatggctCATCAGCTGTATGTGCTGCAGGTCCTGACATTTAATCTTCTGGAGGAGAGAATGATGACCAAGATGGATCCCAATGATCAG GCACAGAGAGACATCATATTTGAGTTGAGAAGAATTGCATTTGATGCAGAGTCTGACAGCAacaccatccctggcagtggAACAGAAAAACGCAAAGCCATGTATACCAAGGACTACAAGATGCTGGGATTCACT AATCACATCAATCCAGCTATGGATTTTACTCAGACTCCTCCAGGGATGTTGGCATTGGATAACATGCTGTACTTGGCCAAGTTTCATCAGGACACCTATATCAGG ATCGTTCTGGAGAACAGCAGTCGAGAAGATAAACATGAGTGTCCCTTTGGACGCAGTGCCATTGAGCTTACCAGGATGCTTTGTGAGATCCTACAAGTTGGGGAACTCC CTAATGAAGGCCGGAACGACTATCACCCCATGTTCTTCACTCACGACCGTGCATTTGAGGAGTTGTTTGCCATTTGCATCCAGCTGTTGAACAAGACCTGGAAAGAAATGAGGGCAACAGCAGAAGATTTTAATAAG GTTATGCAGGTTGTGAGGGAACAGATCACACGGGCTCTCCCCTCCAAACCCAACTCTTTGGACCAGTTCAAGAGTAAACTGCGCAGCCTGAGCTATTCTGAGATTCTGCGACTACGCCAGTCTGAGAGAATGAGCCAGGATGACTTCCAGTCACCTCCTATTGT GGAGCTGAGAGAGAAAATCCAGCCTGAGATCTTGGAGCTGATAAAGCAGCAGCGCCTGAACAGGCTCTGTGAGGGGAGCAGCTTTCGAAAAATTGGAAATCGCAGAAGACAAG TTCCAGAAAGATTTTGGTATTGTCGCCTTGCTCTGAACCACAAAGTGCTACACTATGGAGATCTGGAAGACAATGCCCAGGGGGAAGTGACCTTTGaatcactgcaggaaaaaa TTCCAGTTGCAGATATCAAAGCCATTGTCACGGGGAAGGATTGTCCACACATGAAGGAGAAAAGTGCACTGAAGCAGAACAAG GAAGTGTTAGAATTGGCCTTCTCGATTCTGTATGACCCAGATGAGACCTTAAACTTCATCGCACCTAATAAATATGAG TACTGTATCTGGATCGATGGGCTTAACGCTCTCCTGGGTAAGGACATGTCCAGCGAGCTGACAAGGAGCGACCTGGACACGCTGCTGAGCATGGAGATGAAGCTGCGGCTGCTGGACTTGGAGAACATCCAGATCCCCGAGGCGCCGCCGCCCATCCCCAAGGAGCCGAGCAGCTACGACTTCGTGTACCACTACGGCTGA
- the ELMO2 gene encoding engulfment and cell motility protein 2 isoform X4, with protein sequence MPPPSDIVKVAVEWPGANAQLLEIDQKRPLASIIKEVCDGWSLPNPEYYTLRYADGPQLYITEQTRCDIKNGTILQLAVSPSRAARQLMERIQSHSMEVRLDAMKELAKLSADVTFATEFINMEGITVLTRLVESGTKLLSHYSEMLAFTLTAFLELMDHGIVSWDMVSITFIKQIAGYVSQPMVDVSILQRSLAILESMVLNSQTLYQKIAEEITVGQLISHLQVSNQEIQTYAIALINALFLKAPEDKRQEMANSFAQKHLRSIILNHVIRGNRPIKTEMAHQLYVLQVLTFNLLEERMMTKMDPNDQAQRDIIFELRRIAFDAESDSNTIPGSGTEKRKAMYTKDYKMLGFTNHINPAMDFTQTPPGMLALDNMLYLAKFHQDTYIRIVLENSSREDKHECPFGRSAIELTRMLCEILQVGELPNEGRNDYHPMFFTHDRAFEELFAICIQLLNKTWKEMRATAEDFNKVMQVVREQITRALPSKPNSLDQFKSKLRSLSYSEILRLRQSERMSQDDFQSPPIVELREKIQPEILELIKQQRLNRLCEGSSFRKIGNRRRQERFWYCRLALNHKVLHYGDLEDNAQGEVTFESLQEKIPVADIKAIVTGKDCPHMKEKSALKQNKEVLELAFSILYDPDETLNFIAPNKYEYCIWIDGLNALLGKDMSSELTRSDLDTLLSMEMKLRLLDLENIQIPEAPPPIPKEPSSYDFVYHYG encoded by the exons ATGCCACCACCTTCAGACATTGTGAAAGTAGCTGTAGAATGGCCAGGTGCCAATGCCCAGCTGCTGGAAATAGATCAG AAAAGGCCTCTTGCATCCATCATAAAGGAGGTCTGTGATGG GTGGTCACTGCCAAACCCTGAATACTACACATTACGGTATGCCGATGGTCCTCAACTGTACATCACAGAGCAG acTCGCTGTGACATCAAGAATGGAACGATCCTGCAGCTGGCAGTCTCCCCA TCCAGGGCAGCTCGCCAGCTAATGGAGAGGATCCAGTCACACAGTATGGAAGTCCGACTTGATGCCATGAAGGAACTGGCTAAACTTTCAGCAGATGTGACCTTTGCCACAGAGTTCATCAACATGGAAGGGATTACTGTGCTGACACGGCTTGTGGAGAGTGGGACCAAGCTTCTGTCCCA ttacagTGAGATGCTGGCTTTCACCTTGACTGCCTTCTTGGAGCTCATGGACCACGGTATTGTCTCCTGGGACATGGTCTCAATAACCTTCATTAAACAG ATTGCAGGATATGTCAGTCAGCCTATGGTAGATGTCTCCATCCTCCAACGATCCCTAGCCATTCTAGAAAGTATGGTGTTGAACAGTCAGACTCTGTATCAGAAGATAGCAGAAGAGATCACTGTGGGGCAGCTCATCTCTCATCTGCAAGT CTCAAACCAAGAGATTCAGACATATGCCATTGCCCTGATCAATGCCCTCTTCCTGAAGGCACCTGAGGACAAGAGACAG GAAATGGCTAATTCATTTGCCCAGAAGCACCTGAGATCCATAATCCTGAAT catgTGATCAGAGGAAACCGCccaattaaaacagaaatggctCATCAGCTGTATGTGCTGCAGGTCCTGACATTTAATCTTCTGGAGGAGAGAATGATGACCAAGATGGATCCCAATGATCAG GCACAGAGAGACATCATATTTGAGTTGAGAAGAATTGCATTTGATGCAGAGTCTGACAGCAacaccatccctggcagtggAACAGAAAAACGCAAAGCCATGTATACCAAGGACTACAAGATGCTGGGATTCACT AATCACATCAATCCAGCTATGGATTTTACTCAGACTCCTCCAGGGATGTTGGCATTGGATAACATGCTGTACTTGGCCAAGTTTCATCAGGACACCTATATCAGG ATCGTTCTGGAGAACAGCAGTCGAGAAGATAAACATGAGTGTCCCTTTGGACGCAGTGCCATTGAGCTTACCAGGATGCTTTGTGAGATCCTACAAGTTGGGGAACTCC CTAATGAAGGCCGGAACGACTATCACCCCATGTTCTTCACTCACGACCGTGCATTTGAGGAGTTGTTTGCCATTTGCATCCAGCTGTTGAACAAGACCTGGAAAGAAATGAGGGCAACAGCAGAAGATTTTAATAAG GTTATGCAGGTTGTGAGGGAACAGATCACACGGGCTCTCCCCTCCAAACCCAACTCTTTGGACCAGTTCAAGAGTAAACTGCGCAGCCTGAGCTATTCTGAGATTCTGCGACTACGCCAGTCTGAGAGAATGAGCCAGGATGACTTCCAGTCACCTCCTATTGT GGAGCTGAGAGAGAAAATCCAGCCTGAGATCTTGGAGCTGATAAAGCAGCAGCGCCTGAACAGGCTCTGTGAGGGGAGCAGCTTTCGAAAAATTGGAAATCGCAGAAGACAAG AAAGATTTTGGTATTGTCGCCTTGCTCTGAACCACAAAGTGCTACACTATGGAGATCTGGAAGACAATGCCCAGGGGGAAGTGACCTTTGaatcactgcaggaaaaaa TTCCAGTTGCAGATATCAAAGCCATTGTCACGGGGAAGGATTGTCCACACATGAAGGAGAAAAGTGCACTGAAGCAGAACAAG GAAGTGTTAGAATTGGCCTTCTCGATTCTGTATGACCCAGATGAGACCTTAAACTTCATCGCACCTAATAAATATGAG TACTGTATCTGGATCGATGGGCTTAACGCTCTCCTGGGTAAGGACATGTCCAGCGAGCTGACAAGGAGCGACCTGGACACGCTGCTGAGCATGGAGATGAAGCTGCGGCTGCTGGACTTGGAGAACATCCAGATCCCCGAGGCGCCGCCGCCCATCCCCAAGGAGCCGAGCAGCTACGACTTCGTGTACCACTACGGCTGA
- the SLC35C2 gene encoding solute carrier family 35 member C2 isoform X2, translated as MGTGAAALGRAALVAALVLLYYGFSIGITFYNKWLMKSFPFPLLATLLHLLLIFALSALCRAVLRCRSGRPPPTLSWAEWLRRAAPAALSTSLDIGLSNWSFLYVTVSLYTMTKSSAILFILLFSLLFKLEEMRVALVLVVVLIAGGLFMFTYKSTQFNTQGFMLVLCASFLGGVRWTLTQILMQKAELGLQNPIDIMFHLQPLMFLVLFPLFAVFEGLPLSISERLFHFHEAGVTFCMVGKLLLGGILAFGLGFSEFLLVSRTSSLTLSIAGIFKVNLSLVCHVLSFLGECSACTSELVGDT; from the exons ATGGGGACGGGCGCGGCGGCGCTGGGCCGGGCGGCGCTGGTGGCGGCGCTGGTGCTGCTCTACTACGGCTTCTCCATCGGCATCACCTTCTACAACAAGTGGCTGATGAAg AGCTTCCCGTTCCCGCTGCTCGCCACGCTGCTGCACCTCCTGCTCATCTTCGCGCTGTCGGCGCTGTGCCGCGCCGTGCTGCGCTGTCGCTCCGGGCGGCCGCCGCCGACGCTGTCCTGGGCCGAGTGGCTCCGCCGAGCCGCGCCCGCAG CTTTGTCAACTTCCTTGGATATTGGGCTGAGTAACTGGAGCTTCCTGTATGTCACCGTCTCCCT CTACACGATGACCAAATCCTCTGCCATCCTCTTTATCCTGCTGTTTTCACTGCTCTTCAAGCTGGAGGAAATG AGGGTGGCATTGGTGCTGGTGGTTGTGCTCATCGCTGGGGGGCTCTTCATGTTCACCTACAAGTCCACGCAGTTCAACACACAGGGGTTCATGCTGGTGCTGTGTGCCTCTTTCCTTGGGGGTGTTCGCTGGACTCTCACACAGATCCTTATGCAGAAGGCTGAACTGG GGCTCCAGAACCCCATTGATATCATGTTTCACCTGCAGCCACTCATGTTCCTGGTGCTCTTCCCTCTGTTTGCAGTGTTTGAGG GCCTGCCTTTGTCCATATCAGAGAGGCTCTTCCATTTCCATGAAGCAGGAGTGACGTTCTGTATGGTAGGAAAGCTGTTGTTGGGTGGAATTCTTGCCTTTGGTCTAGGCTTTTCTGAGTTCCTCCTGGTTTCCAGAACATCTAGCCTCACCCTTTCTATTGCTGGCATTTTTAAG GTAAACCTCAGTCTGGTTTGCCAtgttctgtccttccttggCGAGTGCAGTGCATGTACTTCTGAGCTAGTTGGTGACACGTGA
- the SLC35C2 gene encoding solute carrier family 35 member C2 isoform X1, with translation MGTGAAALGRAALVAALVLLYYGFSIGITFYNKWLMKSFPFPLLATLLHLLLIFALSALCRAVLRCRSGRPPPTLSWAEWLRRAAPAALSTSLDIGLSNWSFLYVTVSLYTMTKSSAILFILLFSLLFKLEEMRVALVLVVVLIAGGLFMFTYKSTQFNTQGFMLVLCASFLGGVRWTLTQILMQKAELGLQNPIDIMFHLQPLMFLVLFPLFAVFEGLPLSISERLFHFHEAGVTFCMVGKLLLGGILAFGLGFSEFLLVSRTSSLTLSIAGIFKEICVLFLATHLLGDRLSLLNWLGFAVCLSGISLHVILKAVNSRGEKTLNLHKETHSEPDLELLLHHNEHGEEEEDVGTLQQH, from the exons ATGGGGACGGGCGCGGCGGCGCTGGGCCGGGCGGCGCTGGTGGCGGCGCTGGTGCTGCTCTACTACGGCTTCTCCATCGGCATCACCTTCTACAACAAGTGGCTGATGAAg AGCTTCCCGTTCCCGCTGCTCGCCACGCTGCTGCACCTCCTGCTCATCTTCGCGCTGTCGGCGCTGTGCCGCGCCGTGCTGCGCTGTCGCTCCGGGCGGCCGCCGCCGACGCTGTCCTGGGCCGAGTGGCTCCGCCGAGCCGCGCCCGCAG CTTTGTCAACTTCCTTGGATATTGGGCTGAGTAACTGGAGCTTCCTGTATGTCACCGTCTCCCT CTACACGATGACCAAATCCTCTGCCATCCTCTTTATCCTGCTGTTTTCACTGCTCTTCAAGCTGGAGGAAATG AGGGTGGCATTGGTGCTGGTGGTTGTGCTCATCGCTGGGGGGCTCTTCATGTTCACCTACAAGTCCACGCAGTTCAACACACAGGGGTTCATGCTGGTGCTGTGTGCCTCTTTCCTTGGGGGTGTTCGCTGGACTCTCACACAGATCCTTATGCAGAAGGCTGAACTGG GGCTCCAGAACCCCATTGATATCATGTTTCACCTGCAGCCACTCATGTTCCTGGTGCTCTTCCCTCTGTTTGCAGTGTTTGAGG GCCTGCCTTTGTCCATATCAGAGAGGCTCTTCCATTTCCATGAAGCAGGAGTGACGTTCTGTATGGTAGGAAAGCTGTTGTTGGGTGGAATTCTTGCCTTTGGTCTAGGCTTTTCTGAGTTCCTCCTGGTTTCCAGAACATCTAGCCTCACCCTTTCTATTGCTGGCATTTTTAAG gaaATCTGTGTTTTATTCCTTGCCACACACTTGCTGGGAGACCGCCTCAGTCTCTTGAACTGGCTTGGCtttgctgtctgtctgtcagGAATCTCCCTTCATGTCATTCTCAAAGCCGTAAATTCCAGAG GTGAGAAAACACTGAATCTACACAAAGAGACACACTCTGAGCCTgacctggagctgctgctgcaccacaATGAAcatggggaggaggaagaagatgtTGGAACCCTACAACAACACTGA